In Simplicispira sp. 125, one DNA window encodes the following:
- a CDS encoding ribonuclease P protein component: MQRLKTRPQFQATMAGETVARTTHFALHRLVLGASACVPLAPGTPPLFGVSGVWLGAMVPKRWARRAVTRNAIKRQIYAVAAALEPQLPPDAHVVRLRATFDRKQFFSASSCVLKQAVRTELLQLFERAAARPFPSGQAPA, encoded by the coding sequence ATGCAACGGCTGAAAACGCGCCCGCAATTCCAGGCCACCATGGCCGGTGAAACTGTGGCCCGTACCACCCACTTTGCCCTGCACCGTCTGGTGCTGGGCGCGTCTGCGTGTGTACCGCTTGCGCCGGGTACGCCCCCCTTGTTTGGGGTGTCCGGTGTCTGGCTGGGGGCCATGGTACCCAAGCGCTGGGCCCGCCGGGCCGTTACGCGCAATGCCATCAAACGGCAAATCTATGCCGTAGCGGCGGCCTTGGAGCCGCAACTGCCGCCCGATGCACATGTAGTGCGCTTGCGTGCCACATTTGACCGCAAGCAGTTTTTCAGCGCCAGTTCCTGTGTGCTCAAACAAGCGGTGCGGACTGAACTTCTCCAACTGTTCGAGCGTGCGGCCGCGCGCCCCTTTCCTTCCGGGCAGGCGCCAGCATGA
- the rpmH gene encoding 50S ribosomal protein L34, whose protein sequence is MKRTYQPSKTRRARTHGFLVRMKTRGGRAVINARRAKGRKRLAV, encoded by the coding sequence ATGAAACGCACTTACCAACCCTCCAAGACGCGCCGCGCCCGTACCCACGGTTTCCTGGTGCGCATGAAGACCCGTGGTGGTCGCGCCGTCATCAACGCCCGCCGTGCCAAGGGCCGCAAGCGCCTGGCCGTCTGA
- a CDS encoding adenine phosphoribosyltransferase has protein sequence MQALSVNDFLRQHIRTVPDWPAPGVQFRDITPLLQDPKVFRVLIDAFVHRYMDKTVRPDVVAGLDARGFILGAVVAYELNVGFIPIRKKGKLPFTTVAETYELEYGSATVELHTDAVRKGDRVLLIDDLIATGGTMMAGKKLLEKLGAEVMEGAAIVDLPELGGSARLRDSGLSLFTLVDFAGH, from the coding sequence ATGCAAGCCCTCAGCGTTAACGATTTTCTTCGCCAGCATATTCGCACTGTCCCCGACTGGCCCGCGCCAGGCGTGCAGTTCCGCGACATCACTCCCCTGTTGCAGGATCCCAAGGTGTTCCGCGTACTGATTGATGCTTTCGTACACCGCTATATGGACAAGACGGTTCGTCCCGATGTCGTTGCCGGGCTGGATGCGCGTGGTTTTATTCTTGGCGCGGTGGTGGCGTATGAACTCAACGTCGGCTTTATACCGATTCGCAAAAAAGGCAAGTTGCCATTCACCACAGTCGCTGAGACTTACGAACTGGAATACGGCAGCGCGACGGTCGAACTGCACACCGATGCCGTACGCAAGGGCGACCGCGTGCTGCTCATCGACGATTTGATCGCCACCGGGGGAACCATGATGGCGGGCAAGAAGTTGCTGGAGAAACTAGGCGCCGAGGTCATGGAAGGTGCCGCCATTGTCGATTTGCCCGAACTGGGCGGCTCCGCACGCCTGCGTGACAGCGGTTTATCGCTGTTCACGTTGGTCGATTTCGCTGGCCACTGA
- the yidD gene encoding membrane protein insertion efficiency factor YidD, whose translation MMQRLLVMLVKGYRLLLSPWLGSACRFEPTCSAYSLQALQQHGAAAGAWLTLGRLARCHPWCDGGHDPVPQEAPRATRLFSRLIAPASSTSSPKKSP comes from the coding sequence ATGATGCAGCGTTTGTTGGTCATGCTGGTCAAGGGCTACCGGCTGTTGCTCAGCCCCTGGCTGGGCTCGGCGTGTCGGTTCGAGCCCACCTGTTCGGCGTATTCGCTGCAGGCTCTGCAGCAGCATGGCGCAGCAGCGGGGGCCTGGTTGACGCTGGGCCGATTGGCGCGCTGCCACCCCTGGTGTGACGGGGGCCATGATCCGGTGCCGCAGGAGGCGCCACGCGCCACACGGTTGTTTTCCCGGTTGATTGCACCGGCCTCCTCTACATCCTCACCAAAGAAGTCTCCATGA
- the mnmE gene encoding tRNA uridine-5-carboxymethylaminomethyl(34) synthesis GTPase MnmE: MLPRHHDPIAAIATAPGRGGVGIVRISGKGLAALVEVLCGRSLQPREATYLPFRDAAGQPIDQGLGLYFPAPHSYTGEDVLELQAHGGPVVLQLLLARCLEAAAQAHPVTGQPLLPGLRVAQPGEFTERAFLNDKIDLAQAEAIADLIDASTSAAARSASRSLSGAFSQEIHALRDALIHLRMLVEATLDFPEEEIDFLRKADARGQLSKLEHILQQIQQRARQGALLREGIKVVIAGQPNAGKSSLLNALAGAELAIVTPIAGTTRDTVQQTIQIEGVPLHVIDTAGLRESQDEVERIGIARAWNEIAGADAVLFLHDLTRCNLPDYQLADDAIARAMAARLPGSVPVINVWNKTDCSGVATDASGVRVSARTGTGLEDLRQALLAVAGWQSSAEGVYIARARHVQALQAVQAHLETAAGQLDAREPALDLLAEELRLAQNSLGEITGEFTSDDLLGVIFSSFCIGK, translated from the coding sequence ATGCTGCCCCGCCATCACGACCCTATCGCCGCCATTGCCACCGCCCCTGGGCGCGGTGGCGTGGGCATCGTGCGTATTTCGGGCAAGGGGCTCGCGGCACTGGTCGAGGTGCTTTGCGGGCGCAGCTTGCAGCCGCGCGAGGCCACCTACCTGCCCTTCCGCGACGCCGCAGGCCAGCCGATCGACCAGGGCCTGGGCCTGTATTTCCCGGCACCCCACTCCTATACCGGCGAGGATGTGCTGGAACTGCAGGCCCATGGTGGCCCCGTGGTGCTGCAGCTGCTGCTGGCCCGCTGTCTGGAAGCCGCGGCCCAGGCGCACCCCGTTACGGGTCAGCCCCTTCTGCCTGGCCTGCGCGTGGCCCAGCCGGGCGAGTTCACCGAACGGGCTTTTCTCAACGACAAGATCGATCTGGCGCAGGCCGAGGCCATCGCCGACCTGATCGATGCCTCGACGTCTGCCGCAGCCCGCAGTGCCAGCCGCTCGCTCTCGGGGGCCTTCTCGCAGGAAATCCATGCGCTGCGCGATGCACTGATTCACCTGCGCATGCTGGTCGAGGCCACACTGGATTTTCCTGAAGAAGAAATCGACTTCTTGCGCAAGGCAGACGCGCGCGGGCAGCTCTCAAAATTAGAGCATATCTTGCAGCAGATTCAGCAGCGTGCCCGGCAAGGAGCTTTGCTCCGCGAAGGTATCAAGGTGGTGATCGCGGGCCAGCCCAACGCCGGCAAAAGCTCGCTGCTCAATGCGCTGGCCGGGGCCGAGCTGGCGATCGTCACCCCGATTGCCGGCACGACCCGCGACACGGTGCAGCAAACCATCCAGATCGAGGGTGTGCCGCTGCATGTGATCGACACCGCTGGACTGCGCGAAAGCCAGGACGAGGTGGAGCGCATCGGTATCGCCCGTGCCTGGAACGAAATCGCAGGTGCCGATGCGGTGCTTTTTCTGCACGACCTTACGCGCTGCAACCTGCCCGACTACCAGTTGGCCGACGATGCCATTGCCCGGGCCATGGCCGCGAGGTTGCCCGGCTCGGTACCCGTCATCAATGTCTGGAACAAGACCGATTGCAGCGGCGTTGCCACCGATGCATCGGGTGTTCGCGTGTCTGCGCGCACGGGGACGGGGCTGGAGGACTTGCGACAGGCCCTGCTGGCCGTGGCAGGTTGGCAGTCGTCGGCCGAGGGGGTCTACATCGCCCGTGCTCGCCATGTGCAAGCCCTGCAGGCCGTGCAGGCGCATCTCGAAACGGCAGCCGGGCAGCTGGACGCACGAGAACCCGCGCTCGATCTGCTGGCCGAGGAACTGCGCCTGGCGCAAAATTCCCTGGGCGAGATCACGGGCGAATTCACGTCCGATGATTTGCTCGGGGTCATCTTCTCCAGTTTCTGTATCGGCAAATAG
- the yidC gene encoding membrane protein insertase YidC, whose translation MNDIRRTILWVIFGFSMVLLWDKWQVHNGHKALFFPGPAVTANAPAAENGASLPASGAASVPATTAVQTGAAAVPGEVAPVAAAPVRREPVEVTTDVLQLRFDSEGGSLIHAELLQHVDLVDRSKHFVLLDDSAQRVYMAQTGLIGGGFPTHKTVMHVVPGERELKDGAQELSVRFESPDLGGVKLVKTWTVKRGAYDIAVRHEVVNTGTAPVEPKLYLQLVRDGNKPPGESSFYSTFTGPAVFTQEKKYQKIEFKAIEENKAEFEKESSSGYVAMVQHYFASAWLLPEGQKRENFARKVDSNLYSVGMIAALDSIAPGASKTLDARLFVGPQVETSMEKLAPGLELVKDYGWLTILSKPLYWLLDQLHKILGNWGWSIVGLVLLLKIMFYWLNAKAYASMAKMKAINPKITEMRERLKDKPQQMQQEMMRIYREEKVNPMGGCFPIMIQIPVFIALYWVLLSSVEMRNAPWVGWIHDLSAPDPFFILPVLMTLSTLLQTALNPAPPDPMQAKMMWLMPLMFSVMFFFFPAGLVLYWLTNNLLSIAQQWIINTRMGVPPQFNLPKFK comes from the coding sequence ATGAACGACATCCGGCGCACCATCCTGTGGGTGATATTTGGCTTTTCCATGGTCCTGCTCTGGGACAAATGGCAGGTGCACAACGGGCACAAAGCGCTTTTCTTCCCAGGGCCGGCAGTGACGGCCAACGCGCCTGCGGCTGAAAATGGTGCCTCGCTGCCAGCAAGCGGTGCAGCCTCTGTTCCAGCCACCACAGCCGTGCAGACCGGTGCCGCTGCCGTGCCCGGCGAAGTCGCACCGGTTGCTGCCGCTCCAGTGCGCCGTGAGCCAGTTGAGGTCACCACCGATGTGCTGCAACTGCGCTTTGACAGCGAAGGCGGTTCGCTCATCCACGCCGAGCTGCTTCAGCACGTCGACCTGGTCGATCGCAGCAAGCATTTTGTTCTGCTCGACGACAGCGCCCAGCGCGTCTATATGGCCCAAACGGGTCTGATCGGCGGGGGCTTTCCTACGCACAAGACGGTGATGCATGTGGTTCCGGGCGAGCGTGAGCTCAAGGACGGAGCGCAAGAGCTGAGCGTGCGTTTCGAGTCGCCCGACCTCGGCGGCGTCAAGCTCGTGAAGACCTGGACGGTCAAGCGCGGCGCCTACGACATCGCGGTGCGGCATGAAGTTGTCAACACCGGCACGGCCCCTGTAGAGCCCAAGTTGTACCTGCAGCTGGTGCGCGACGGCAACAAGCCGCCTGGAGAATCGTCGTTCTATTCCACCTTCACGGGCCCTGCGGTGTTCACCCAGGAAAAGAAATACCAGAAGATCGAATTCAAGGCCATCGAAGAAAACAAGGCTGAGTTCGAGAAGGAAAGCAGCAGTGGCTATGTCGCCATGGTGCAGCACTACTTCGCATCGGCCTGGCTGCTGCCCGAAGGCCAGAAACGTGAAAATTTCGCGCGCAAGGTCGATAGCAACCTGTACTCGGTGGGCATGATCGCTGCGCTTGACAGCATTGCACCGGGCGCCAGCAAGACGCTGGACGCGCGCCTGTTCGTCGGCCCACAGGTCGAGACCTCCATGGAAAAACTGGCCCCAGGGCTGGAATTGGTCAAGGATTATGGTTGGCTCACCATTTTGTCCAAGCCTCTGTACTGGTTGCTGGACCAGCTGCACAAGATCCTGGGCAACTGGGGTTGGTCCATCGTCGGCCTGGTGCTGCTGCTCAAGATCATGTTCTATTGGCTCAACGCCAAGGCGTACGCCAGCATGGCCAAGATGAAGGCCATCAACCCCAAGATCACCGAGATGCGCGAGCGCCTCAAGGACAAGCCGCAGCAGATGCAGCAGGAGATGATGCGCATCTACCGCGAGGAGAAGGTCAACCCCATGGGCGGTTGCTTCCCCATCATGATCCAGATTCCGGTGTTCATTGCTCTCTACTGGGTGCTGCTCTCCAGCGTGGAGATGCGCAACGCTCCGTGGGTGGGTTGGATCCATGACCTGTCGGCCCCCGATCCGTTCTTCATCCTGCCCGTGCTGATGACACTCAGCACCTTGCTCCAGACGGCCCTGAACCCCGCGCCGCCCGATCCGATGCAGGCCAAGATGATGTGGCTGATGCCGCTGATGTTCAGCGTGATGTTCTTCTTCTTCCCGGCCGGCCTGGTGCTGTATTGGTTGACGAACAACCTGTTGTCCATCGCCCAGCAGTGGATCATCAACACCCGCATGGGCGTGCCGCCGCAGTTCAACCTGCCTAAGTTCAAGTAA
- the gyrB gene encoding DNA topoisomerase (ATP-hydrolyzing) subunit B, giving the protein MTAENHLPESEDLGNGAPEAHKIDAHQAGASEGYGEGAITILEGLEAVRKRPGMYIGDTSDGTGLHHLVFEVVDNSIDEALAGHCDDIVVTIHSDNSISVTDNGRGIPTGVKMDDKHEPKRSASEIALTELHAGGKFNQNSYKVSGGLHGVGVSCVNALSKMLRLTVRREGKVHTLEFSRGFVQNRIVETVDGVEISPMKITGDTEKRGTEVHFLPDTEIFKENNDFHYEILAKRLRELSFLNNGVRIRLKDERTGKEDDFSGAGGVRGFVEFINKGKTVLHPNSFYAAGQRPAETYGGIAGTHIGVEVAMQWNSGYSEQVLCFTNNIPQRDGGTHLTGLRAAMTRVINKYIDENDFAKKAKVEVTGDDMREGLCCVLSVKVPEPKFSSQTKDKLVSSEVRAPVEDIVGKLLSDYLQERPADAKIICGKIVEAARAREAARKAREMTRRKGVLDGMGLPGKLADCQEKDPAMCEIYIVEGDSAGGSAKQGRDRKFQAILPLRGKILNVEKARYEKLLTSNEILTLITALGTGIGKAGGSTGNDDFDVAKLRYHRIIIMTDADVDGAHIRTLLLTFFYRQMPELVERGHIYIAQPPLYKVKAGKEELYLKDAPALDSFLLRIALKDASVTTGGANAQTLAGETLAELARKHQVAEQVIARLSGFMDFEALRAVADGVALNLETMQDAETSAALLQTRLRELSATGIPAEVAAEFDARTDKPLLRISRRHHGNVKSSVITQDFVNGADYAALAEAANTFRGLLGEGSRVLRGEGERQKEEKVTDFRQAMAWLISEAERTTSRQRYKGLGEMNPAQLWETTMDPNVRRLLRVQIDDAIEADRVFTMLMGDEVEPRREFIEKNALRAGNIDV; this is encoded by the coding sequence ATGACCGCTGAGAACCACCTGCCCGAATCCGAAGATCTGGGCAACGGCGCCCCCGAGGCGCACAAGATCGATGCCCATCAGGCAGGCGCCAGCGAAGGCTACGGCGAGGGCGCCATCACCATCCTCGAAGGCCTGGAAGCCGTGCGCAAACGCCCCGGCATGTACATCGGCGACACGTCGGACGGCACCGGCCTGCACCACCTCGTTTTTGAGGTGGTCGACAACTCCATCGACGAAGCCTTGGCCGGCCACTGCGACGACATCGTGGTCACCATCCATTCAGACAACTCCATCAGCGTGACCGACAACGGCCGTGGCATTCCCACGGGCGTGAAGATGGACGACAAACACGAACCCAAACGCAGCGCCTCAGAAATCGCTTTGACCGAGCTGCACGCCGGTGGCAAGTTCAACCAGAACAGCTACAAGGTCTCGGGCGGTCTACACGGTGTGGGTGTGTCGTGCGTGAATGCCTTGTCCAAAATGCTGCGTCTCACGGTGCGCCGCGAAGGCAAAGTGCACACGCTGGAGTTCAGCCGTGGCTTCGTGCAGAACCGGATTGTCGAGACGGTGGACGGCGTCGAAATTTCGCCCATGAAGATCACCGGCGATACGGAGAAGCGCGGCACCGAGGTGCACTTCCTGCCCGACACCGAAATCTTCAAGGAAAACAATGATTTCCACTACGAGATCCTGGCCAAGCGCCTGCGCGAACTCTCGTTCCTGAACAACGGTGTGCGCATTCGCCTCAAGGACGAGCGCACCGGCAAGGAAGACGACTTCTCCGGCGCTGGTGGCGTGCGCGGCTTCGTCGAGTTCATCAACAAGGGCAAGACGGTGTTGCACCCCAACTCGTTTTATGCCGCGGGTCAGCGCCCCGCCGAAACCTATGGCGGTATTGCCGGCACGCACATTGGCGTGGAAGTGGCCATGCAGTGGAACAGCGGCTACAGCGAGCAGGTGCTCTGCTTCACCAACAATATTCCGCAGCGTGACGGCGGCACCCACCTGACCGGTCTGCGCGCCGCGATGACCCGCGTCATCAACAAGTACATCGACGAAAACGACTTTGCCAAGAAGGCCAAGGTGGAAGTGACCGGCGACGACATGCGCGAAGGCCTGTGCTGCGTGCTGAGTGTGAAGGTGCCCGAGCCCAAGTTCAGCAGCCAGACCAAGGACAAGCTCGTGTCGAGCGAAGTGCGCGCGCCGGTGGAAGACATCGTGGGCAAACTGCTCAGCGACTACCTGCAAGAGCGCCCCGCCGACGCAAAAATCATCTGCGGCAAGATTGTCGAAGCGGCCCGCGCCCGCGAAGCCGCCCGCAAAGCCCGTGAAATGACACGCCGCAAAGGCGTACTCGACGGCATGGGCCTGCCCGGCAAGCTGGCCGACTGCCAGGAGAAAGACCCGGCGATGTGCGAGATCTACATCGTCGAGGGCGACTCCGCCGGGGGCTCGGCCAAGCAGGGCCGCGACCGTAAGTTCCAGGCCATCCTGCCGCTGCGCGGCAAGATCCTGAACGTGGAAAAGGCGCGCTACGAAAAGCTGCTGACCAGCAATGAAATCCTCACGCTGATCACCGCCCTGGGCACCGGCATCGGCAAGGCCGGCGGCAGCACCGGCAACGACGACTTCGACGTCGCCAAGCTGCGCTACCACCGCATCATCATCATGACCGACGCCGACGTGGACGGCGCGCACATCCGCACCCTGCTGCTCACTTTCTTCTACCGCCAAATGCCCGAGCTGGTCGAGCGCGGCCACATCTACATCGCCCAGCCGCCGCTCTACAAGGTCAAGGCCGGCAAAGAAGAGCTGTACCTCAAGGACGCCCCGGCGCTCGACAGCTTCCTGCTGCGCATCGCCCTCAAGGACGCCAGCGTAACCACCGGCGGCGCCAACGCGCAAACCCTGGCGGGCGAGACCCTGGCCGAACTGGCGCGCAAGCACCAGGTGGCGGAACAGGTCATTGCGCGCCTCTCGGGCTTCATGGACTTCGAGGCCCTGCGCGCCGTGGCCGACGGCGTGGCGCTGAACCTCGAAACCATGCAGGATGCAGAAACCAGCGCCGCACTGCTACAGACCCGGCTGCGCGAACTCTCCGCCACCGGCATCCCCGCCGAAGTGGCTGCCGAGTTCGACGCCCGCACCGACAAGCCCCTGCTGCGCATCAGCCGCCGCCACCACGGCAACGTCAAGAGCAGCGTCATCACGCAGGACTTCGTCAACGGCGCCGACTACGCCGCCCTGGCCGAAGCCGCCAACACGTTCCGTGGCCTGCTGGGCGAAGGCTCACGGGTGCTGCGCGGCGAAGGCGAGCGCCAGAAGGAAGAAAAGGTCACCGACTTCCGCCAGGCCATGGCATGGCTCATCTCTGAAGCCGAACGCACCACCAGCCGCCAACGCTACAAGGGGCTGGGCGAAATGAACCCAGCGCAACTCTGGGAAACCACTATGGACCCCAACGTCCGCCGCCTGCTGCGCGTGCAAATCGACGATGCGATTGAAGCCGACCGGGTGTTCACGATGCTCATGGGCGACGAAGTAGAGCCGCGCCGAGAATTTATTGAGAAAAATGCGCTGCGGGCGGGCAATATTGACGTTTGA
- a CDS encoding cyclic nucleotide-binding domain-containing protein: MNAAIPTPTRLDLQGLVNAIAQASAEDSLTNPLKSEQWEALSPYLQPHSLAAGQLLFNQGAADRTLYLVESGSLSVHFEDEKSRVRMAIVPAGSVVGEGAFFSMRPRSATVQAATACKLWALTALRFSELSNRQPAIALSLVMAVGGVMAKRLANRRRRVAAT, encoded by the coding sequence ATGAATGCAGCTATCCCTACTCCGACCAGATTAGACCTTCAAGGACTCGTCAATGCCATTGCGCAGGCCAGTGCCGAAGACAGCCTGACCAACCCCCTCAAAAGCGAACAATGGGAGGCCCTGTCGCCTTACCTGCAGCCCCACAGCTTGGCTGCGGGCCAGCTATTGTTCAACCAGGGTGCTGCGGACCGAACTCTCTACCTGGTCGAAAGCGGCAGTCTGAGCGTGCACTTTGAGGACGAAAAATCCCGGGTGCGCATGGCCATCGTGCCCGCCGGTTCGGTTGTGGGCGAGGGGGCCTTCTTTTCGATGCGTCCGCGCAGCGCCACGGTCCAGGCTGCCACAGCCTGCAAGTTGTGGGCGCTGACGGCCTTGCGGTTTAGCGAACTGAGCAACCGCCAGCCCGCCATTGCCCTCAGTTTGGTGATGGCTGTGGGGGGGGTGATGGCCAAACGCCTGGCGAATCGCCGTCGCCGCGTTGCAGCAACCTGA
- the dnaN gene encoding DNA polymerase III subunit beta, giving the protein MIVLKATQDKVLAVLQSVAGIVERRHTLPILANVLIRKTGNALQLTTSDLEVQIRTTAELGGDTGDFTTTVNARKIIDVLRTMPADQTVSLETSQDKLILKGGKSRFTLQTLAAEDFPLVQEAANFGPAFSVPQKTLKQLLGQVAFAMAVQDIRYYLNGILFVAEGNTLSLVATDGHRLAFARATLDVEVPKQEVILPRKTVIELQRLLSDADGALEMRFAGNQAKFSFGALEFVTKLVEGKFPDYNRVIPQNHSNSITLGRAPLLASLQRTAIMTSDKFKGVRLNLEPGTLRVASNNAEQEEAVDELDIDYGGDAIEIGFNVTYLIDALASMQQEMVKISLADGNSSALLTLPDTDNFKYVVMPMRI; this is encoded by the coding sequence ATGATCGTCCTGAAGGCAACACAAGACAAGGTACTCGCAGTTCTGCAATCCGTGGCGGGCATCGTGGAACGCCGGCACACACTGCCTATCCTGGCCAACGTGCTGATCCGCAAGACAGGCAATGCACTGCAACTGACCACCAGCGACCTTGAAGTGCAAATCCGCACCACGGCGGAACTGGGGGGAGACACGGGCGACTTCACCACCACGGTCAACGCCCGCAAGATCATTGACGTGCTACGCACCATGCCGGCCGACCAGACGGTGAGCCTGGAGACCAGCCAGGACAAGCTCATCCTCAAGGGAGGCAAGAGCCGCTTCACGCTGCAAACCCTGGCGGCCGAAGACTTTCCGCTGGTGCAAGAGGCCGCCAACTTTGGCCCCGCATTCAGCGTGCCGCAAAAAACACTCAAGCAGCTGCTGGGCCAAGTGGCCTTTGCCATGGCGGTGCAGGACATCCGCTATTACCTCAACGGCATCCTGTTCGTGGCCGAGGGCAACACGCTCTCGCTCGTGGCCACCGACGGCCACCGACTCGCATTTGCCAGAGCCACGCTGGATGTCGAAGTGCCCAAGCAGGAGGTCATCCTGCCACGCAAGACCGTGATTGAACTGCAACGCCTGCTCAGCGATGCCGACGGCGCGCTGGAAATGCGCTTTGCAGGCAACCAGGCCAAATTCAGCTTTGGCGCGCTGGAGTTTGTCACCAAGCTGGTGGAGGGCAAGTTCCCCGATTACAACCGCGTGATCCCCCAGAACCACAGCAACAGCATCACACTGGGCCGTGCGCCGCTGCTGGCCAGCCTGCAGCGTACGGCCATCATGACCAGCGACAAGTTCAAGGGCGTGCGCCTGAACCTCGAACCCGGCACCCTGCGCGTGGCCAGCAACAACGCCGAGCAGGAAGAGGCCGTGGACGAGCTCGACATCGACTATGGCGGCGACGCCATCGAGATCGGCTTCAACGTCACCTACCTCATCGACGCGCTGGCCAGCATGCAGCAAGAAATGGTGAAGATTTCACTGGCCGATGGCAATAGCTCGGCGCTGCTGACACTGCCCGACACCGACAACTTCAAGTACGTCGTCATGCCCATGCGCATTTGA
- the dnaA gene encoding chromosomal replication initiator protein DnaA produces MTEERNSAPPPSHSDDAGQALWQACTEQLSQDLPAQQYNTWIKPLTAQVAEDFSRVTLFVPNRFTLDWIRAQYAGRIAAVLEALYGQSVTLELALAQRATPVRSYAQSSQQSSAPPQEPASAAPPADDGNRGPLRNRLNPGLTFDTLVEGTANRMARAAAMHVASMPGHLYNPLFIYGGVGLGKTHLVHAVGNKLLADQPDAKVLYIHAEQFVSDVVKAYQRKTFDEFKERYHSLDLLLIDDVQFFANKDRTQEEFFNAFEALLAKKSHIVMTSDTYPKGLADIHERLVSRFDSGLTVAIEPPELEMRVAILINKARAENVDMPEEVAFFVAKNVRSNVRELEGALRKILAYSRFNQKEISIQLAREALRDLLSIQNRQISVENIQKTVADYYKIKVADMYSKKRPASIARPRQIAMYLAKELTQKSLPEIGELFGGRDHTTVLHAVRKMAAERQQLTELNQQLHVLEQTLKG; encoded by the coding sequence ATGACAGAGGAACGCAACAGCGCACCCCCCCCCTCCCACAGTGACGACGCAGGCCAAGCCTTGTGGCAGGCCTGCACAGAGCAGCTCTCTCAAGATCTGCCAGCACAGCAGTACAACACCTGGATCAAACCCCTGACCGCCCAGGTGGCGGAGGACTTTTCCAGGGTCACGCTTTTTGTCCCCAACCGTTTCACGCTGGACTGGATCCGGGCACAGTACGCAGGCCGCATTGCCGCCGTGCTGGAGGCTTTGTACGGCCAGTCTGTCACACTGGAGTTAGCGCTCGCTCAGCGTGCAACGCCCGTCAGGTCATATGCACAGTCCAGTCAGCAATCCAGCGCCCCGCCCCAAGAGCCAGCGTCTGCAGCGCCCCCGGCCGACGATGGAAACCGGGGCCCACTGCGCAATCGATTGAACCCTGGGCTCACCTTTGACACCCTGGTGGAGGGCACGGCCAACCGCATGGCGCGGGCAGCTGCCATGCACGTGGCCAGCATGCCGGGGCACCTCTACAACCCGCTTTTCATCTACGGCGGCGTCGGTTTGGGCAAGACCCACCTGGTCCACGCAGTCGGCAACAAGCTGCTGGCCGACCAGCCGGATGCCAAAGTTCTCTACATCCATGCTGAACAATTTGTTTCGGATGTGGTTAAAGCCTACCAGCGCAAAACTTTTGATGAATTCAAGGAGCGCTACCACTCGCTCGATTTGCTGCTGATCGACGATGTGCAGTTCTTCGCCAACAAGGACCGCACGCAAGAAGAGTTCTTCAATGCCTTCGAAGCGCTGCTGGCCAAAAAAAGCCACATCGTGATGACCAGCGACACCTATCCCAAGGGTCTGGCCGACATCCACGAACGCCTGGTCTCGCGCTTTGATTCGGGCCTGACGGTGGCCATCGAGCCGCCCGAGCTGGAAATGCGCGTCGCGATCCTGATCAACAAGGCGCGCGCCGAAAACGTCGATATGCCCGAAGAGGTAGCGTTTTTCGTCGCCAAGAACGTGCGCTCGAACGTGCGCGAGCTCGAAGGTGCGCTGCGCAAGATCCTGGCGTATTCGCGCTTCAACCAGAAGGAAATCTCCATCCAGCTGGCCCGCGAAGCCCTGCGCGACCTGCTGTCCATCCAGAACCGGCAGATCAGCGTAGAGAACATCCAGAAGACGGTCGCCGACTATTACAAGATCAAGGTCGCCGACATGTACAGCAAGAAGCGCCCGGCCAGCATTGCTCGCCCGCGCCAGATTGCCATGTACCTGGCCAAGGAACTGACACAAAAGAGCCTGCCCGAGATTGGCGAGCTGTTTGGCGGGCGCGACCACACCACCGTGCTGCACGCTGTGCGCAAGATGGCCGCCGAGCGCCAGCAGCTGACCGAGTTGAACCAGCAATTGCACGTGCTGGAACAGACCCTTAAGGGCTGA